One window of Mediterraneibacter gnavus ATCC 29149 genomic DNA carries:
- a CDS encoding ABC transporter permease: protein MSFLKEVIQLYVERKDWFLELIAAHIGLSLVAILCAGSIGLLLGIWISEHEKAAGPVLGVANVFYTIPSISLLGMLIPFLGIGNTTAVAALTIYGIMPMVRNTYAGIKGVSEEIILAAEAMGSTRMQIMWKIKLPLAMGVIIAGVRNMVVMTISVAAIASFIGAGGLGVAIYRGIPIEISPVLRDLITVISCY, encoded by the coding sequence GTGAGTTTTTTGAAAGAAGTTATCCAGTTGTATGTGGAAAGAAAAGACTGGTTTTTAGAGTTGATCGCAGCGCATATTGGATTGTCACTGGTAGCAATTCTGTGTGCGGGCAGCATTGGGCTGCTGCTTGGTATCTGGATTTCAGAGCATGAAAAAGCAGCGGGGCCGGTTCTGGGAGTTGCCAATGTATTTTATACCATACCTTCGATTTCGCTTTTGGGAATGCTGATTCCGTTTTTGGGAATCGGAAATACAACGGCGGTTGCAGCGTTGACGATTTACGGGATCATGCCTATGGTGAGAAATACCTATGCAGGAATCAAAGGGGTCAGTGAAGAAATCATTCTGGCAGCAGAGGCGATGGGAAGTACCAGGATGCAGATCATGTGGAAGATCAAACTGCCGTTGGCAATGGGCGTGATCATAGCAGGTGTCAGAAATATGGTCGTAATGACAATTTCTGTTGCGGCCATCGCATCGTTTATCGGAGCCGGTGGTCTGGGGGTTGCGATTTACAGAGGAATTCCGATTGAGATTTCACCTGTTTTAAGAGATTTGATAACTGTTATATCTTGTTATTAA
- a CDS encoding helix-turn-helix domain-containing protein encodes MKDKELRKLIGSRAKQRRTELNLTQPYIAEKMGVTASTIQRYEAGTIDNTKKMVLEGLSEALHVSVEWLRGETDEYETDITDKRELQIRDAMTDILKQLPLDLTKTEDAFSKDLLLLMLKQYELFLDSFQFACKNYKGNTKEADIAKVMGFESNDEYNEIMFLREITHTVNALNDMADIVRLYSKKPETAEQRLANLLSEVMYEDSESV; translated from the coding sequence ATGAAAGATAAAGAATTACGCAAGCTGATCGGTAGCAGGGCAAAACAGCGCCGTACAGAATTGAATCTGACACAGCCTTATATCGCTGAAAAGATGGGTGTGACTGCATCTACGATTCAGAGATATGAAGCCGGAACGATTGACAATACAAAGAAAATGGTGCTGGAAGGTCTTTCAGAAGCTCTCCATGTATCTGTGGAATGGCTCAGAGGGGAAACGGACGAATATGAAACCGACATTACGGATAAAAGAGAATTACAGATTCGTGATGCCATGACGGATATTCTCAAACAGTTACCTCTTGACCTTACGAAAACAGAAGATGCTTTTTCCAAAGACCTACTGCTGTTAATGTTGAAACAATATGAACTGTTTTTGGATTCGTTCCAGTTCGCCTGCAAGAATTACAAAGGCAATACCAAAGAAGCGGACATTGCAAAAGTAATGGGGTTTGAATCGAATGATGAATATAACGAGATCATGTTTCTCAGGGAGATCACCCATACTGTCAACGCATTGAATGACATGGCAGATATTGTAAGGCTCTATTCCAAGAAACCGGAAACAGCAGAACAACGGCTTGCAAATCTTTTATCCGAAGTTATGTACGAGGATTCTGAATCGGTATAG
- a CDS encoding IS91 family transposase produces MNKPTVQDIFRHFYTAYLEKYSPSPEQAKTARNILNCKTGAYGANISVCEDCGAVQIHYNSCRNRCCPMCQAVPKEMWMDARREDVLDAPYFHLVFTVPDILNPVIYSNQKLLYDTLYHAASATIQELTSDPKHLGASVGYICILHTWGSEMNFHPHIHMILLGGGLTPKNEWKDNGTEFFLPIWAISKVFRGKYMDELKNLWNTDQLEFHGTAEKYRNHYEFKELIDSCYDTEWVPYCKKTFNGAQSVIDYLGKYTHRIAISNHRIIHMDDENVTFSVKDYRKEGQWKELTISGIEFIRRFLMHVPPRRFVRIRHYGLLCSRSKHKKLTLCRNLLGCKKYLSKLRDKEMPEILKQLYRINICVCKSCGGHLGKPQLRIPQRC; encoded by the coding sequence ATGAATAAACCCACTGTCCAGGATATTTTTCGACATTTTTATACAGCATACCTTGAAAAGTATTCTCCATCCCCGGAACAGGCAAAAACTGCCCGGAACATCTTGAACTGTAAAACAGGAGCTTATGGTGCAAATATCAGTGTATGTGAAGACTGTGGTGCTGTCCAGATCCATTATAATTCCTGCCGTAACCGCTGTTGTCCCATGTGTCAGGCAGTCCCAAAGGAAATGTGGATGGATGCCCGCAGGGAAGATGTACTTGATGCACCTTATTTCCATCTGGTGTTTACAGTCCCTGATATTCTGAACCCAGTCATTTACAGTAATCAGAAACTGTTATATGACACGCTCTATCATGCAGCCTCTGCTACCATTCAAGAACTTACATCAGACCCAAAGCACCTTGGAGCTTCCGTTGGTTATATCTGCATCCTTCATACATGGGGCTCTGAAATGAACTTCCACCCTCACATTCATATGATACTGCTCGGCGGTGGACTGACACCGAAAAATGAGTGGAAAGATAATGGTACGGAGTTTTTTCTCCCTATATGGGCTATCTCCAAAGTATTTCGTGGGAAATATATGGATGAACTGAAAAATCTCTGGAATACAGATCAGCTTGAGTTTCATGGAACAGCAGAAAAATACCGTAATCATTATGAATTCAAAGAACTTATAGATTCCTGTTACGACACAGAATGGGTTCCTTACTGTAAGAAAACTTTTAACGGTGCACAATCTGTGATTGATTACCTTGGAAAGTATACCCATAGGATCGCTATCAGCAATCACCGCATCATCCATATGGATGATGAAAATGTTACTTTTTCTGTTAAGGATTACCGGAAAGAAGGACAATGGAAGGAACTGACCATTTCCGGCATTGAATTTATACGGCGTTTTCTGATGCATGTGCCCCCCAGACGTTTTGTCAGGATCCGGCATTATGGACTTCTATGTTCCCGCAGCAAACACAAAAAACTCACTTTATGCCGGAATCTTCTCGGATGCAAAAAATATCTTTCAAAGCTCAGGGATAAGGAAATGCCGGAAATACTGAAACAGCTATACAGGATAAACATCTGTGTATGTAAATCCTGCGGTGGACATCTTGGAAAACCACAACTGAGAATACCGCAAAGGTGTTAA
- a CDS encoding tyrosine-type recombinase/integrase produces the protein MAKGSVRKKGKKWYYRFYVEDASGKMVQKEYAGTESKSETEKLLRKALEDYEDKKFVAKADNLTVGELLDMWAEEELKTGTLSNGTVENYLSAIRCTKKHPIADRKLKTVTAEHLQAFLDLLTFGGEFPDGKVRKGYSKDYIHSFSAVLQQSFRFAVFPKQLISFNPMQYIKLKKQAEEVDLFSDDEVEDGTQPISHEDYERLIKYLEKKNPPAILPIQIAYYAGLRIGETCGLTWQDINLEDQCLTIKRSIRYDGAKHKNVIGTTKRKKVRIVDFGDTLTEILKAARREQLKSRMQYGELYHRNYYKEVHVKNRVYYEYYHLDGTQEVPADYKEISFVCLRPDGSLELPSTLGIACRSVSKKLEGFEDFHFHQLRHTYTSNLLSNGAAPKDVQELLGHSDVSTTMNIYAHSTRKAKRDSARLLDKVASNA, from the coding sequence ATGGCAAAAGGATCTGTTAGAAAGAAAGGAAAGAAATGGTACTACCGCTTCTATGTAGAGGACGCAAGCGGCAAAATGGTTCAGAAAGAATATGCCGGAACCGAAAGCAAAAGTGAGACAGAAAAACTTCTCCGCAAGGCACTGGAAGATTACGAAGATAAGAAATTTGTTGCAAAAGCAGATAACCTTACCGTAGGTGAACTTCTGGACATGTGGGCAGAAGAAGAACTGAAAACCGGAACACTCAGTAATGGCACAGTGGAAAATTATCTCAGTGCAATCCGTTGCACTAAGAAACACCCGATTGCAGACCGTAAACTGAAAACAGTTACTGCCGAACATTTACAGGCATTTCTTGATCTGCTTACATTCGGTGGCGAATTTCCAGACGGAAAAGTGAGAAAAGGATACAGTAAAGATTATATCCATTCTTTTTCCGCAGTGTTGCAGCAGTCATTCCGTTTTGCAGTATTTCCAAAACAGTTAATCAGTTTCAATCCGATGCAGTATATTAAGCTGAAAAAACAGGCAGAGGAAGTTGACCTCTTTTCCGATGATGAAGTCGAAGATGGCACACAGCCGATTTCACATGAGGATTATGAGCGACTTATCAAGTATCTGGAAAAGAAAAATCCACCTGCGATCCTGCCGATTCAGATTGCATATTATGCAGGACTTCGCATCGGTGAAACCTGTGGTCTTACATGGCAGGACATCAACCTTGAAGATCAATGCCTGACCATTAAAAGAAGTATCCGTTACGACGGTGCAAAGCATAAAAATGTGATTGGAACGACCAAGCGAAAGAAAGTAAGGATTGTTGATTTTGGAGATACGCTGACTGAAATATTGAAAGCAGCAAGACGGGAACAACTGAAAAGCCGGATGCAGTACGGGGAACTTTACCACCGCAACTACTACAAAGAGGTGCATGTGAAAAACAGGGTGTATTATGAATACTATCACCTTGACGGAACACAGGAAGTCCCGGCAGATTATAAAGAAATATCCTTTGTCTGCCTCAGACCGGATGGCAGTCTGGAACTGCCGAGTACACTCGGCATTGCTTGCAGGTCAGTATCAAAAAAGCTGGAAGGATTTGAAGATTTTCACTTTCACCAGTTACGACATACCTACACCAGCAACCTGCTCTCGAATGGAGCTGCTCCGAAAGATGTACAGGAACTGTTAGGACATTCCGATGTCAGTACCACAATGAACATTTACGCTCACTCAACAAGAAAAGCAAAGCGGGATTCCGCAAGACTTCTTGATAAAGTAGCGAGCAACGCTTAA
- a CDS encoding tyrosine-type recombinase/integrase, whose product MYEKYLEQLEEAGKIRNLKDRSISCYKNYVSYFLKYQNKNPKELTCQDVRVFLLAKKEEGLKATTLNLYNSAIRFFYRNVLHILWDDITVPRMILEHKLPTVLTASEIDRLLDAVDDIKYKAMFAVMYSSGMRVSEVIHLHYDDISRSNMQIHVRDTKNRMDRYTILSKRCLDILTQYWFEKGRPRGILFPNKFTGNYLTVSTLEQVMRRAVADTELPKAATPHCLRHSFATHLMEQGIERHNIQALLGHRDPKSTEVYLHVSNKSLMGIQSPFDRKDGADHE is encoded by the coding sequence ATGTATGAAAAATATTTAGAACAGCTTGAGGAAGCCGGGAAAATCCGTAACCTCAAAGATCGTTCCATCAGTTGCTATAAAAACTATGTTTCTTACTTTCTGAAATATCAGAATAAGAATCCCAAAGAACTTACCTGTCAGGATGTCAGGGTTTTTTTGCTTGCGAAAAAAGAGGAAGGACTGAAAGCCACAACTCTGAATCTTTACAATTCTGCCATCCGTTTTTTCTATCGAAATGTCCTGCATATCCTTTGGGATGACATCACAGTTCCACGTATGATCCTAGAACATAAGCTTCCTACTGTACTGACTGCCTCTGAGATTGACCGCCTGTTAGATGCTGTTGATGATATCAAATATAAGGCTATGTTCGCAGTCATGTATTCCTCAGGTATGAGAGTTTCTGAAGTGATCCATCTTCATTATGACGATATCTCCCGTTCAAATATGCAGATCCATGTCCGGGATACCAAGAATAGAATGGACCGTTATACCATTCTCTCCAAACGTTGTCTGGATATCCTTACACAATACTGGTTTGAGAAAGGTCGTCCCCGTGGCATCCTGTTTCCGAATAAATTTACCGGTAATTATCTAACAGTCAGTACTCTGGAACAGGTAATGCGACGGGCAGTAGCTGATACAGAACTTCCAAAGGCAGCAACCCCTCACTGTCTCCGCCATAGCTTTGCAACCCATCTGATGGAACAGGGCATAGAACGGCATAACATTCAAGCACTGCTTGGACACCGTGATCCGAAATCTACGGAAGTTTATCTTCATGTCAGCAACAAATCCCTCATGGGCATTCAAAGCCCTTTTGACAGGAAAGATGGTGCTGACCATGAATAA
- a CDS encoding helix-turn-helix domain-containing protein, with the protein MTQRKIALSIEEAADYTGIGRNTLRKLVEWKKLPVLKVGRKVLIKTDMLELFMEANEGRDLRDKGNVKAVTRNGST; encoded by the coding sequence ATGACGCAAAGAAAGATTGCCTTATCTATTGAGGAAGCTGCGGATTATACGGGAATCGGCAGGAACACCCTGAGAAAACTGGTGGAGTGGAAGAAACTTCCGGTATTAAAGGTCGGGAGGAAAGTCCTGATTAAAACGGATATGCTGGAACTTTTCATGGAAGCCAATGAGGGCAGGGACTTAAGGGATAAAGGAAATGTGAAAGCCGTCACAAGAAACGGTTCCACTTAA
- a CDS encoding BglG family transcription antiterminator, giving the protein MDKLKISQRTLRAEIKEANKFLQRENVFIHSSSTGGYYVKQEDRAQVQKVLDAIIEESKRVIFPETPDERFLFGISWLFFLNEPVSIQKLAEKLYVSKTAMLQTKKQIQDTIRWYHGLFLESGKKGMWISGNERIKRHALAEILNYRTYGSILMERVITFLFGSEKYEDYISLYRQLPGILAEHGYRLIDKAIEGFALDIFISLMRTEKQFVLEEQMDDISCENACVESICAVLCEMGYHIGGWDQLFLKECLSAKRVLYVLGKEYDIPEEYLLITNQFLDRVDRRFHTNYRNNSELISRLSVHIMKMIKRIQQGYFETNPVLEDILNSYERDVEAADELNKILEEQYHIKANIHELCYIAIYLRAYYERRLKAVVLCDIGESIADNMIRRINDYCGDRIEILNKMSLAEYRLNPLPVDLLISTARVYNVNLSKKTKVIYVDYLMNEENLKDIQEYLLQDMQKE; this is encoded by the coding sequence ATGGATAAATTGAAAATCAGTCAAAGAACACTAAGAGCAGAAATAAAAGAGGCAAATAAGTTTCTTCAACGAGAAAATGTTTTCATTCATTCATCCAGCACAGGAGGATATTATGTGAAGCAAGAAGATCGTGCTCAAGTTCAGAAAGTTCTGGATGCGATCATTGAAGAAAGCAAAAGAGTGATCTTTCCAGAAACACCGGATGAAAGATTTTTGTTTGGAATTTCCTGGCTTTTCTTTTTAAACGAACCGGTATCTATTCAAAAATTGGCAGAAAAGCTTTATGTATCAAAAACGGCAATGCTGCAGACAAAGAAACAGATTCAAGATACGATCAGGTGGTATCATGGACTTTTTCTAGAGTCCGGGAAAAAAGGAATGTGGATTAGTGGAAATGAAAGAATTAAGAGACATGCCCTGGCAGAAATTTTAAATTATCGAACTTATGGTTCAATCCTAATGGAGCGTGTGATTACATTTTTATTCGGTAGTGAGAAGTATGAGGATTATATTTCACTATATCGTCAATTACCAGGAATTCTTGCAGAACACGGGTATCGATTGATTGATAAAGCAATAGAAGGATTTGCTCTTGATATTTTTATCAGTTTGATGAGAACTGAAAAACAGTTTGTTCTTGAAGAACAGATGGATGATATCAGCTGTGAGAATGCATGTGTTGAATCGATATGTGCGGTTCTTTGCGAAATGGGATATCATATAGGGGGCTGGGATCAATTGTTTCTGAAAGAATGTCTCAGTGCAAAAAGAGTGTTATATGTGTTAGGAAAAGAGTATGATATACCAGAGGAATATCTTTTGATTACAAATCAATTTTTAGACAGAGTAGATAGAAGATTTCATACGAATTATCGGAATAATTCAGAATTAATATCAAGGTTATCTGTACATATCATGAAGATGATAAAGCGTATTCAACAGGGATATTTTGAAACAAATCCAGTGCTGGAAGATATTCTGAATTCTTATGAAAGGGACGTTGAAGCGGCAGATGAATTAAATAAAATACTGGAAGAACAATATCATATAAAGGCAAACATTCATGAACTATGTTACATTGCAATTTACCTGCGTGCATATTATGAAAGACGATTGAAAGCAGTTGTTTTGTGTGATATCGGAGAAAGTATTGCAGACAATATGATACGTCGTATCAATGATTATTGCGGAGATAGGATTGAGATTCTGAATAAAATGTCGCTGGCAGAGTATAGATTAAATCCACTTCCAGTGGATTTATTAATTTCTACTGCTCGTGTTTATAATGTAAATTTATCGAAAAAAACAAAAGTAATATATGTGGATTACCTAATGAATGAGGAAAATTTAAAGGACATCCAAGAGTATTTGCTACAGGATATGCAGAAGGAGTAA
- a CDS encoding glycoside hydrolase family 3 N-terminal domain-containing protein: MDKNQIKNLVRQMTLKEKAGQVTQLPSRYFQIKGSQLTGTENKLGITECEKWQAGSILGKMDAESMRNIQAENMKRSRLKIPMMFMTDIIHGYQTIFPVPLAMSCSFNPELVEKSAAVSAKEGSAAGYQVTFSPMVDVVRDPRWGRVMESFGEDKRLNADFGSAMVRGYQGEDLKHPESMAACVKHFAAYGAVQGGRDYNTADVSEYSLRNQYLPPFKACIDAGTKLVMAAFQALNGVPATANRWLLNDILRSEMEFQGTVISDWGAVMELIRHGVAENDTDAGEEALRAGIQIEMATTTIMKNIDEYVNLDPNIEILLDRAVESILLLKKELGLFEDPYRGVNALREKNQLRCAKNRQAALEMALESCVLLENHAVLPLQKDTSIVLAGPYAESQEILGPWSVDGVVEDAVSVAQGLRNRGGCLKSIIPLPFEKISKQEMEHILEDSKKADVTILALGEPELWSGEAGCRSEITLPESQCRLVKELFENKIKTVVLLFNGRPLDLRSIVPYSDAIIEMWFPGTEGGNAAADLLFGKVNPSGHLTMSFPYGSGQIPVYYNMGNTGRPKELLEQEPRYKSQYLNIPNEPLYQFGYGLSYTNFVVVFDGEIQKLDDGAYSVPIKVTNTGNRAGKAVIQVYIHKMKSKVARPVKELAAYQKVMIRAGESVSINIPLEKKSWDYWIPNIGWTKDAGHYKIMVGTDSQYVEECDLIVE; the protein is encoded by the coding sequence ATGGACAAGAATCAGATAAAGAATCTGGTTCGGCAAATGACTCTCAAAGAAAAAGCCGGGCAGGTAACACAGTTGCCTTCCCGGTATTTTCAGATTAAAGGGAGTCAATTGACCGGAACGGAAAACAAGTTAGGAATAACAGAGTGCGAAAAATGGCAGGCAGGAAGCATTTTAGGGAAAATGGATGCAGAGTCTATGCGCAATATACAGGCAGAGAATATGAAACGGAGCCGCCTCAAGATTCCAATGATGTTTATGACAGATATCATTCATGGATATCAGACGATTTTCCCGGTACCACTTGCAATGAGTTGTTCATTTAATCCAGAATTAGTGGAAAAGAGTGCAGCTGTGTCTGCAAAAGAAGGGAGCGCTGCTGGATATCAGGTTACGTTTTCCCCGATGGTAGATGTTGTAAGAGATCCGCGTTGGGGACGTGTCATGGAAAGTTTTGGCGAAGATAAAAGATTAAATGCAGATTTTGGAAGTGCTATGGTTCGTGGATATCAAGGAGAAGATTTAAAACATCCAGAGAGCATGGCTGCATGTGTCAAACACTTTGCGGCATATGGTGCTGTACAAGGTGGAAGAGATTATAATACAGCAGATGTTTCTGAATATTCACTAAGGAATCAATATTTGCCACCATTTAAAGCGTGTATAGATGCGGGAACAAAATTAGTTATGGCTGCATTTCAAGCTTTGAATGGTGTTCCGGCAACTGCGAACAGATGGCTTTTAAATGATATCCTTCGAAGTGAAATGGAATTTCAGGGGACGGTTATATCAGATTGGGGCGCCGTTATGGAATTGATTCGGCATGGTGTAGCAGAAAACGATACTGATGCTGGAGAAGAAGCCTTGCGGGCCGGTATTCAGATTGAAATGGCAACGACAACTATCATGAAAAATATAGACGAATATGTAAATCTTGATCCCAATATAGAAATATTATTGGATAGAGCCGTTGAAAGCATCCTTCTATTAAAGAAAGAGCTTGGTTTGTTCGAGGATCCATATCGTGGAGTGAATGCACTGCGTGAAAAAAATCAATTACGTTGTGCCAAGAATAGACAGGCAGCACTAGAAATGGCATTAGAGTCATGTGTTTTATTAGAAAATCATGCTGTGCTGCCGTTACAGAAGGATACATCCATTGTTTTGGCAGGTCCATATGCAGAATCGCAAGAGATACTTGGACCATGGTCTGTAGACGGGGTTGTTGAAGATGCTGTTAGTGTAGCTCAGGGACTCCGTAATAGAGGGGGATGTTTAAAAAGCATAATTCCACTTCCTTTTGAAAAAATATCAAAACAAGAAATGGAACATATTCTTGAAGATTCAAAAAAAGCAGATGTAACAATCCTTGCACTGGGAGAACCAGAATTATGGTCGGGAGAAGCTGGATGCAGATCCGAGATTACGCTTCCGGAATCACAATGCAGATTAGTAAAAGAACTATTTGAAAACAAAATTAAGACGGTTGTATTACTATTCAATGGACGTCCATTAGATTTGCGGTCAATTGTGCCCTATTCAGACGCAATTATTGAAATGTGGTTTCCAGGAACAGAGGGAGGAAATGCGGCAGCAGATTTGCTGTTTGGAAAAGTGAATCCATCGGGACATTTGACAATGAGTTTTCCATATGGAAGTGGGCAGATTCCGGTATATTATAATATGGGAAATACTGGGCGTCCGAAGGAACTGCTGGAGCAGGAGCCAAGATATAAATCTCAGTATCTGAATATTCCAAATGAACCCTTGTATCAATTTGGATATGGGCTTAGTTACACGAACTTTGTTGTAGTATTTGATGGAGAAATACAGAAATTAGATGATGGAGCATATTCCGTGCCGATTAAAGTGACAAACACAGGAAATAGGGCAGGAAAAGCAGTAATCCAGGTATACATTCACAAAATGAAATCCAAAGTGGCAAGACCGGTCAAAGAATTGGCTGCATATCAAAAGGTGATGATCCGTGCAGGAGAAAGCGTGAGTATAAATATTCCTTTAGAAAAGAAAAGCTGGGATTATTGGATTCCAAATATTGGGTGGACAAAAGATGCTGGACACTATAAAATCATGGTAGGAACGGACAGTCAGTATGTGGAGGAATGTGATCTGATTGTCGAGTAG
- a CDS encoding DUF6061 family protein codes for MRTIFAEYNPHRNSIDVYTSAGYMLRIDCWEAEKNLKTTPGSDCALTSLAVDEPLEYARLYLDGNLQMWVNAEDSLEI; via the coding sequence ATGAGAACGATATTTGCAGAATACAATCCACACAGAAACAGTATTGATGTTTATACCAGTGCTGGCTATATGCTTCGCATTGATTGTTGGGAAGCAGAAAAGAATTTAAAAACCACTCCCGGATCAGACTGTGCATTAACTTCACTTGCAGTTGATGAACCACTTGAATATGCAAGATTATATCTTGATGGAAATTTGCAGATGTGGGTGAACGCGGAAGATTCATTAGAGATATAG
- a CDS encoding glycine betaine ABC transporter substrate-binding protein encodes MKVKKIAAVLLAGAMVVGIAGCAKEKEEPIKIATKPMTEQYILGEMLTQLIEEQTGYEVELTKGIGGGTSNIQPAMEKGEFDLYPEYTSSGWIMVLGHEAGEVSDEEMLSKLQEEYEKEFDMTWIGLYGFNNTYAVVTTKEAADQYQLETCSDLAKVSDQLVFGGNPDYIERADGFPGLSKAYGLNFKAVKDIDIGLKYEALKKGDIDVTNGYTTDAQISRDDVKVLKDDKNYQTNYYCSTVVRKDALEKYPKLEETLELMDGILTDEKMAELNYQVEEEGKDEAEVAKEFLLAEGLLKK; translated from the coding sequence ATGAAAGTAAAAAAGATAGCAGCAGTTTTATTGGCAGGTGCCATGGTAGTTGGGATTGCGGGATGCGCAAAAGAGAAAGAAGAACCGATTAAAATTGCGACAAAACCGATGACAGAGCAGTATATCTTAGGAGAGATGCTGACACAGCTGATCGAGGAACAGACAGGGTATGAAGTGGAGCTTACCAAGGGAATCGGTGGTGGTACAAGCAATATCCAGCCGGCGATGGAAAAGGGAGAGTTTGATCTGTATCCGGAATATACCTCCAGTGGGTGGATCATGGTACTTGGACATGAAGCGGGAGAAGTCAGTGATGAAGAAATGTTAAGCAAGCTTCAGGAAGAGTATGAAAAAGAGTTTGATATGACATGGATTGGTCTATACGGATTTAACAATACCTATGCAGTGGTGACAACAAAGGAAGCTGCGGATCAGTATCAGTTGGAGACCTGTTCCGATCTTGCAAAAGTGTCAGATCAATTGGTATTCGGCGGTAATCCGGATTATATTGAACGTGCAGACGGATTCCCGGGACTTTCCAAAGCGTATGGTTTGAATTTTAAAGCCGTAAAGGATATTGATATTGGATTAAAATATGAAGCCCTGAAAAAGGGAGATATTGACGTGACAAACGGGTATACTACAGATGCACAGATCAGCAGGGACGATGTAAAGGTATTAAAAGATGATAAGAATTATCAGACCAACTACTATTGTTCTACAGTGGTCAGAAAAGATGCTTTGGAAAAATATCCAAAACTGGAAGAAACTCTTGAGCTGATGGATGGAATTCTGACAGATGAAAAAATGGCAGAATTGAATTATCAGGTAGAAGAAGAGGGAAAAGATGAAGCAGAAGTAGCAAAAGAGTTTCTGCTTGCAGAAGGACTGTTAAAGAAATAG
- a CDS encoding Cof-type HAD-IIB family hydrolase, producing MIRMIASDLDGTLLRKDWSISEYTIKIIKEAQASGIRWVTVTGRSDRGARPIMENYGLSCDYILMNGAEFRDTNGNLIKSENIDTDLARFVCEKLHRENLGFEINTDRGDYTTTMELAEYSDYLEDGYEKLFEEKHNIRKILVFCDDIPKIRRIKQQIYDASGLSVLSSFENNMEVTSQKAKKGIMLKQAMKHFGFLPEEVVVFGDGENDISMFQEFPCSYAMINGVDALKELAYRVTEYSNDEDGVAKTLEKILKA from the coding sequence ATGATTCGAATGATTGCAAGTGATCTGGATGGAACACTATTGCGAAAGGATTGGTCTATCTCAGAATATACGATTAAAATTATAAAAGAAGCACAGGCCAGCGGAATACGTTGGGTGACTGTAACAGGAAGATCAGATAGAGGTGCCCGACCAATTATGGAGAATTACGGTCTTAGCTGCGATTATATATTAATGAACGGGGCTGAATTTCGAGATACAAATGGAAATTTGATTAAGTCTGAAAATATAGATACGGATTTAGCAAGGTTTGTATGTGAAAAGCTTCATCGTGAAAATCTTGGATTTGAAATCAATACAGATCGGGGAGATTATACAACTACGATGGAATTAGCAGAGTATTCGGATTATTTGGAGGATGGATACGAGAAATTATTTGAAGAAAAACATAATATTCGTAAAATATTGGTTTTCTGCGATGATATTCCCAAAATCAGAAGAATAAAGCAACAAATTTATGACGCTAGTGGCTTGTCTGTTCTTTCCTCTTTTGAAAATAATATGGAAGTGACCTCTCAAAAAGCAAAAAAAGGAATTATGTTGAAGCAAGCGATGAAGCATTTTGGATTTTTACCAGAAGAAGTAGTCGTGTTTGGAGATGGTGAAAATGATATATCTATGTTTCAGGAATTTCCATGTTCTTATGCAATGATAAATGGGGTTGATGCTTTAAAAGAACTTGCGTATCGAGTAACAGAATATTCAAATGATGAAGACGGAGTTGCAAAAACACTAGAAAAGATTCTTAAGGCGTAG